GGAATCTGCCGCTGCTCAAGGACCCGGAGCAGCTATCAGACCTCGACGTACTGATCATCGAATCCACCTACGGCAACCGCGACCATGATCCGATGAGCGAGACCGGCCCGGAACTCAGCGAAGTCATCCGCACCACCTACGCCAAGGGCGGCAAGGTAATCATCCCCGCGTTCGCGCTCGAGCGGACGCAGGAATTGCTCTTCCTGCTGGCCGTTATGCACGCTTCAGGAGATTTGCCTTCCGACATGCCCGTCCACGTGGACAGCCCGCTCGCGACCAAATGCACGGACGTCTTCAGCAAGCACCTGCAGGTCTACGACCAGAAGACCCGGAAGCTCATCCGCGAAGGAACCAATCCCTTCGAATTTCCCGGCCTGCATTTCACCTCCTCGGTGGAAGAGTCGAAAGCCCTGAACGTCACGGGCCAGCCGATGATTATCATCTCCGCCTCGGGGATGATGGAAGCCGGCCGGATTCTCCATCATCTTCGCAACAACATCGAGGATTCCCGCAATACGATTCTGGTCGTCTCCTATCAGGCCGAACACACTCTGGGCCGCCGCATTGCCGACCGCCGTCCTGAGGTCCGCATCTTCGGGGAGCCGCACAAGCTGCGCGCGCGAGTGAAAATCCTCAACACGTTTTCCGGTCACGCCGGACGGGAGGACCTACTTGCCTATGCCAAATCCGTGGTGGACAGTTCGCCCCGTTTGAAGAAGGTGTTTGTCGTTCACGGGGAAGAATCGCAGACATCCGCCCTAATGGAGACCTTCCGCTCGTGGAACAGTTTCGAGTGTATCTATCCGAAACGGGGCGAGATGTTT
This genomic interval from bacterium contains the following:
- a CDS encoding MBL fold metallo-hydrolase → MKICFHGAAGEVTGSQHLLHCHGRRVLLDCGLFQGRREETYRKNRHPSYDPQSLDAVVLSHAHLDHSGLLPRLAGLGFRGSVHCTPITAELCDPMLRDSAFVQEKDVEFVNKLHRRKGLPAFNVLYGLDDVEQLLTQLSPHPLHSPCEVAPGVTATFLEAGHVLGSAQVLLEIEGRGRRLRVGFTGDLGRRNLPLLKDPEQLSDLDVLIIESTYGNRDHDPMSETGPELSEVIRTTYAKGGKVIIPAFALERTQELLFLLAVMHASGDLPSDMPVHVDSPLATKCTDVFSKHLQVYDQKTRKLIREGTNPFEFPGLHFTSSVEESKALNVTGQPMIIISASGMMEAGRILHHLRNNIEDSRNTILVVSYQAEHTLGRRIADRRPEVRIFGEPHKLRARVKILNTFSGHAGREDLLAYAKSVVDSSPRLKKVFVVHGEESQTSALMETFRSWNSFECIYPKRGEMFEL